The following are from one region of the Procambarus clarkii isolate CNS0578487 chromosome 52, FALCON_Pclarkii_2.0, whole genome shotgun sequence genome:
- the LOC123763492 gene encoding cuticle protein 8-like yields MKLFLPQVMVMLVMVVVVVMVVGATHARPADSRIQTHPDAPPVYSYQYGVVDAESGNDFGHEEARDHASTSGRYYVLLPDGRVQTVLYSVNGEDGFVADVSYAKRRR; encoded by the exons atgaagttgtttctgcctcaggttatggtgatgctggtgatggtggtggtggtggtgatggtggtgggggcaaCCCACGCCAGACCAGCTGACTCCCGCATCCAGACACACCCAGAT GCGCCGCCCGTCTACAGCTACCAGTACGGCGTCGTGGACGCTGAGAGCGGCAACGACTTCGGCCACGAGGAGGCGCGCGACCACGCCTCTACCAGCGGTCGCTACTACGTCCTCCTCCCCGACGGACGGGTGCAGACGGTGCTGTACTCCGTCAACGGCGAGGACGGCTTCGTCGCCGATGTCTCCTACGCCAAGCGCCGCCGCTGA